In a genomic window of Arthrobacter woluwensis:
- a CDS encoding AraC family transcriptional regulator: MIATLNALVDHIEENLGEPVDVAGFARRHGTTEYHLRRMFASLAQVPLSEYIRNRRMTLAGAELASGAPHLLDVAVRYGYGSVEAFGRAFRSVHGASPSEVRRQGGPLSTHTTLRFRLSVEGGTSMDVTITELPGLMLVGHAVRVPLIHRGVNPHIQAHIAAIPVEEHVRLKALSNAEPSGILAVTDGAEPDAPEGSPLTYLHGVAVESGTEVPEDLDALPLDPGTWAVFAARGPFPGTLQNLWAATATEWFPSNPWRLRPGPSIVRYLEFTENFASCELWLPIEKG, translated from the coding sequence ATGATCGCCACGCTCAACGCCCTGGTCGACCACATCGAGGAGAACCTCGGTGAGCCGGTCGACGTCGCCGGATTCGCCCGGCGGCACGGCACCACGGAGTATCACCTGCGGAGGATGTTCGCGTCTCTGGCGCAGGTGCCGCTCTCGGAGTACATCCGCAACCGTCGGATGACCCTCGCCGGTGCCGAGCTGGCCTCGGGCGCGCCGCATCTCCTCGATGTCGCCGTGCGCTACGGCTACGGGTCGGTCGAGGCGTTCGGCCGGGCGTTCCGTTCCGTGCACGGCGCCAGCCCGTCCGAGGTGCGACGTCAAGGTGGTCCGCTCAGCACTCACACCACGCTCAGGTTCCGCCTGAGCGTAGAAGGGGGCACGTCCATGGACGTCACCATCACCGAACTGCCCGGCCTCATGCTCGTCGGGCATGCCGTTCGGGTCCCGCTCATCCATCGCGGGGTCAACCCTCACATCCAGGCGCACATCGCCGCGATCCCGGTCGAGGAACACGTGCGGCTCAAGGCTCTGAGCAACGCCGAGCCGTCGGGAATCCTCGCGGTCACCGACGGCGCCGAGCCGGACGCTCCGGAAGGATCCCCGCTCACGTATCTGCACGGCGTCGCGGTGGAGTCCGGCACGGAGGTGCCGGAGGATCTCGACGCTCTCCCGCTTGATCCCGGCACTTGGGCGGTGTTCGCCGCGCGGGGCCCGTTCCCGGGAACGCTGCAGAATCTGTGGGCCGCGACGGCGACTGAATGGTTCCCGTCCAACCCGTGGCGGTTGCGGCCCGGGCCGTCGATCGTGCGGTACCTGGAATTCACGGAGAACTTCGCCTCGTGCGAGCTCTGGTTGCCGATCGAAAAGGGGTGA
- a CDS encoding GNAT family N-acetyltransferase — protein MVQKAVAYVVHRGRLLVFTHDDVPIEVTGVQVPAGTVEPGETPAEAAVREVFEETGLRTRVVRDLGTEFYDVRPAKDERHERHFFQLAPVEDSVPERWHAGEEHPSEGQAQRWTCWWAPLEQGHVLCAGFGARLGRVEPEKNPVGASDPESENAIPGNPEPVDVRTYLRPLAGGDVPEVLTAFRSSPDMDRQGQVTTVEEAQRYVTNLVSADSPHEPWAIVDGGRLVGLVCVSVDPDNRSGWFWYWMNAAARGRGLMSRAAATIADRALSQSGLERLELGHRVNNPASGAVANAAGFVREGTERGKFLIDGQRIDVATYGRLLSDPWPSFDPLDVRLPKGSQS, from the coding sequence GTGGTCCAGAAAGCCGTCGCCTACGTCGTCCACCGCGGACGGCTCCTGGTCTTCACCCACGACGACGTGCCGATCGAGGTTACGGGCGTGCAGGTTCCGGCGGGAACGGTCGAGCCCGGGGAGACTCCCGCGGAAGCCGCCGTCCGAGAGGTGTTCGAGGAGACCGGCCTGAGGACCCGTGTTGTTCGTGACCTGGGCACGGAGTTCTACGATGTGAGGCCGGCTAAAGACGAACGTCACGAACGTCATTTCTTCCAGCTGGCACCGGTGGAGGACTCTGTCCCGGAACGATGGCACGCCGGCGAGGAGCATCCGTCCGAGGGGCAGGCGCAGCGCTGGACGTGCTGGTGGGCGCCCTTGGAGCAAGGTCACGTGCTGTGCGCGGGCTTCGGGGCCCGGCTGGGGCGGGTCGAACCTGAGAAAAATCCGGTTGGTGCGTCTGACCCGGAATCGGAGAACGCCATCCCTGGAAACCCCGAACCCGTGGACGTGCGGACTTACCTTCGCCCCTTGGCCGGGGGAGACGTCCCGGAGGTGCTCACGGCGTTCCGTTCGAGCCCGGACATGGACCGCCAGGGTCAAGTGACGACCGTGGAGGAGGCTCAGCGCTACGTCACGAATCTCGTCTCCGCGGACTCTCCGCATGAACCCTGGGCGATCGTGGACGGTGGGCGCCTGGTGGGGCTGGTCTGTGTGAGTGTGGATCCGGACAACCGCTCGGGCTGGTTCTGGTACTGGATGAACGCCGCCGCCCGCGGTCGGGGTCTCATGAGCCGTGCTGCGGCGACCATCGCCGACCGTGCTTTGTCGCAGAGCGGCCTTGAGCGTCTCGAACTCGGACATCGAGTCAACAATCCGGCGTCGGGTGCCGTTGCGAATGCGGCCGGCTTCGTCCGGGAGGGAACCGAACGCGGCAAGTTCCTGATCGACGGACAGCGGATCGACGTCGCGACCTACGGCAGGTTGCTGTCCGATCCCTGGCCTTCCTTCGACCCTCTCGACGTGCGGTTGCCGAAGGGATCGCAGTCCTGA
- a CDS encoding alpha/beta fold hydrolase yields MSEVPRESGSLEVTDGQRIYWEEWGDPLGTPVLYLHGGPGGGLGASGYRRRVDLERTRVVGFEQRGCGRSLPHASDPLTDLGANTTARLIGDIESLRADRGIDRWVVNGVSWGSTLALAYAQTHPDRVLGLVLVAVTTTSRREVEWITEGVGMMFPEAWDRFATFAEDSGIGYRRGEGRLIDAYARLLQSPDSALRDAASKEWALWEDTHVSIGAGGFSRDPRWESDAYRLAFATLTTHYWSNSGFCEAGLLAGMASIADIPGVLIHGRNDVSGPAVTAWEVHRAWPESRLVIDEGEGHGGAGMIEAWSRANAEILAAARVRGAA; encoded by the coding sequence ATGTCAGAGGTTCCTCGCGAGTCCGGATCCCTCGAGGTCACCGATGGCCAGCGGATCTACTGGGAGGAATGGGGCGACCCTCTGGGAACTCCTGTCCTTTATCTGCACGGAGGTCCTGGCGGAGGGCTCGGCGCGAGTGGTTACCGGCGTCGGGTGGACCTGGAACGGACCCGGGTGGTGGGTTTTGAACAGCGAGGGTGTGGGCGCTCGCTCCCACACGCCTCCGATCCGCTGACAGACCTCGGGGCGAACACCACGGCCCGCCTCATCGGGGATATCGAATCACTTCGTGCCGACCGCGGGATCGACCGCTGGGTGGTCAACGGCGTCTCATGGGGTTCTACTCTCGCACTGGCGTATGCCCAGACCCACCCGGACCGGGTGCTGGGGCTTGTGCTCGTGGCGGTCACCACCACGAGCCGCCGTGAGGTCGAATGGATCACCGAAGGGGTCGGCATGATGTTCCCCGAGGCCTGGGACAGATTTGCCACGTTCGCGGAGGATTCGGGAATCGGATACCGGCGGGGCGAGGGGCGATTGATCGACGCCTATGCCCGGCTCCTGCAATCGCCGGACAGTGCGCTTCGCGATGCGGCGTCGAAGGAGTGGGCCCTGTGGGAAGACACCCACGTGTCCATCGGAGCTGGCGGATTCTCCCGGGACCCGCGATGGGAGTCCGACGCCTACCGCCTCGCGTTCGCGACGCTGACGACGCATTACTGGTCGAACTCAGGGTTCTGCGAGGCCGGGCTCCTGGCTGGTATGGCCAGCATCGCGGACATACCGGGCGTGCTCATCCACGGCCGGAACGACGTTTCCGGTCCGGCGGTGACCGCCTGGGAAGTGCACCGCGCCTGGCCTGAGTCCCGTCTGGTGATCGATGAGGGGGAAGGCCATGGAGGCGCCGGGATGATCGAGGCGTGGTCGCGGGCGAATGCCGAAATCCTGGCGGCTGCCCGAGTCCGGGGCGCGGCGTGA
- a CDS encoding MFS transporter yields MAPLTDTLLPTRNRATARTTSLGLGLVMLAQLMLVLDATVVNVALPRIATDLHFSPAQLSWVLNAYALAFGGLLLLGGRVGDVLGRRRTFLAGVAVFTLFSLLGGLATDPLFLVVARAFQGVGAAFAAPSVLALITTSARDDKARNRALAMFSAISSMGGALGLILGGILTSTADWRWTLFINVPIGVAILVTVPRLVAETPRQTGHFDVLGAVTATGGAVAIVWALIQAAEDGWSSPLTLTGLAVGVLLLVALAVTERRVAHPLLRPQLLRSPSRVAALAAMAATYAGMLAMFFLMVQYLEDSKGYSPLVTGLMFLPMPVGVFTMSRIVPRLVERFGAERLVNVGAALRVAAFVPLALIGPQTPLAVVIAALAFTGISAGLTFMPLTTLALRNVDPEEAGAASGLFQTMQQLGGAVGLAIVASVFAAFAIPGDFYAGGRAGFLAATILSVIALLSVLGLAFRTRTARPLTADVDAA; encoded by the coding sequence ATGGCTCCCCTCACAGACACCCTTCTGCCCACCCGGAACCGGGCCACAGCCCGGACCACTTCCCTCGGGCTGGGCCTCGTCATGCTCGCCCAGCTCATGCTCGTCCTCGACGCCACCGTCGTGAACGTGGCGCTGCCCCGCATCGCCACGGACCTCCACTTCTCCCCGGCTCAGCTCAGCTGGGTCCTGAACGCCTACGCCCTCGCCTTCGGCGGCCTCCTGCTGCTCGGCGGTCGCGTGGGCGACGTGCTCGGCCGCCGCCGGACCTTCCTGGCCGGCGTCGCCGTCTTCACTCTCTTCTCACTCCTCGGCGGCCTCGCCACCGACCCGCTCTTCCTGGTGGTGGCCCGCGCCTTCCAGGGCGTCGGCGCCGCATTCGCCGCGCCCAGCGTGCTGGCCCTCATCACGACCAGTGCCCGCGATGACAAGGCCCGCAACCGCGCCCTGGCAATGTTCTCCGCGATCTCCTCCATGGGTGGCGCGCTCGGTCTCATCCTCGGCGGCATCCTGACCTCGACGGCGGACTGGCGGTGGACGCTGTTCATCAACGTCCCCATCGGCGTGGCGATTCTCGTGACCGTGCCGAGGCTGGTGGCGGAGACCCCGCGCCAGACCGGGCACTTCGACGTCCTGGGAGCCGTCACGGCAACCGGCGGCGCCGTCGCGATCGTGTGGGCCCTGATCCAGGCGGCCGAGGACGGCTGGTCCAGCCCGCTCACCCTGACGGGACTCGCCGTCGGCGTCCTCCTGCTTGTCGCGCTCGCCGTGACGGAACGCCGGGTGGCCCATCCGCTGCTCCGGCCCCAGCTGCTCCGCAGCCCCAGCCGGGTGGCGGCGCTGGCCGCGATGGCGGCGACCTATGCCGGGATGCTCGCGATGTTCTTCCTGATGGTGCAGTACCTGGAGGACTCGAAGGGGTACTCGCCGCTCGTCACGGGCCTGATGTTCCTGCCGATGCCCGTCGGGGTGTTCACGATGTCCCGCATCGTGCCACGCCTGGTGGAGCGATTCGGCGCGGAGCGTCTGGTGAACGTCGGCGCCGCACTCCGGGTGGCGGCCTTCGTGCCGCTGGCTCTCATCGGTCCGCAGACGCCGCTCGCGGTGGTGATCGCAGCGCTCGCTTTTACGGGCATCTCGGCCGGTCTCACCTTTATGCCGTTGACCACGCTCGCCCTGCGCAACGTCGATCCCGAGGAGGCCGGTGCCGCATCGGGCCTGTTCCAGACCATGCAGCAGCTCGGCGGGGCGGTGGGCCTGGCCATCGTGGCGTCCGTCTTCGCGGCCTTTGCGATCCCGGGCGACTTCTACGCCGGCGGACGGGCGGGCTTCCTTGCGGCAACGATCCTCTCGGTCATCGCGCTGCTGTCGGTGCTCGGCCTTGCGTTCCGGACGCGGACTGCACGACCGCTGACGGCCGACGTCGACGCCGCCTGA
- a CDS encoding TetR/AcrR family transcriptional regulator has protein sequence MRADARRNRDRIVEVARELARAKGYDALTMDEVAKKAGIGAGTLYRHFPTKDALHDAVIEAWADKVNAAVDAAMEAPGTPRERLALWLREYTAMLTAHQGAAARITASLGVAGSPYEAKCQTYMQANQRVIDALGSDLRPDAEALQMCRLVGGVAAVADNSGLPPESVTAMLDVLADGLLAPRA, from the coding sequence GTGCGCGCTGACGCCCGTCGGAACCGTGACCGGATCGTCGAAGTGGCCCGGGAGCTGGCCCGCGCCAAAGGCTACGATGCGCTGACCATGGATGAGGTCGCCAAGAAGGCCGGCATCGGCGCCGGCACGCTCTACCGCCACTTCCCCACCAAGGACGCGCTGCACGACGCCGTCATCGAGGCCTGGGCGGACAAGGTCAACGCCGCCGTGGACGCCGCCATGGAGGCGCCGGGGACTCCGCGGGAACGACTCGCCCTGTGGCTCCGCGAGTACACCGCGATGCTGACGGCTCACCAGGGCGCCGCCGCGCGGATCACCGCCTCACTCGGGGTGGCCGGGTCCCCCTACGAGGCCAAGTGCCAGACCTATATGCAGGCCAACCAGCGGGTCATCGACGCCCTTGGGTCCGACCTCCGGCCCGACGCGGAAGCCCTGCAGATGTGCCGCCTGGTGGGTGGCGTGGCCGCCGTCGCCGACAACAGCGGCCTGCCTCCGGAATCTGTCACCGCCATGCTCGACGTCCTCGCAGACGGACTCCTCGCGCCGCGCGCCTGA
- a CDS encoding LGFP repeat-containing protein gives MSTDAPTATPSSEPTQSPSPSDTATVAPTPLPTATPTPVAIGDKFAEWYRYYEIPPRFGKPVAAQVCASATFCTQEFEDGTAYWNNSLGAHGVSRTTAVGAKYFEGGGYAKYGMPEGDLADYQWTEPGLSVPGSTQQLFDKAIIVAPDGAAAFVLDRSQPIVQYLQPRGSSDSGVRWLSPVQCGLAQGGCSARFVGYANSVRNRVIVQMYSLGTSVRGSIAVGSPEWTRWRALGGEAGQAAGYPLYSTCDLTYAVGYCKTTFQHASIYTKGTSLAVVRGAMFRWDGDRVNVGLYGAPLSDERCGLVQKGCSQEFARGTVMWTPTTGAQPVAGAIRTKWRSLGGEKGYLGYPTAVEQCFGLIVNSVNKSGCYQRFQHGMIWWSKASGARAVRGAVLGAYQRANYVWADYKSSAYTGKSLGYPIGDEQCTAPGRGCYQWFQNGMIWWSPTTGAQRVMGPDAKVYQSLKWAWGRLGYPTTEEKPLLMGRTYPNNVWGSRQFFQHGYLTWHPRYGVTVTYR, from the coding sequence GTGAGCACTGACGCACCGACCGCCACGCCGTCGTCGGAGCCGACACAGTCGCCCTCCCCCAGCGACACGGCCACCGTGGCACCCACCCCGCTTCCGACCGCCACACCGACGCCCGTCGCCATCGGCGACAAGTTCGCCGAGTGGTACCGGTATTACGAGATTCCGCCGCGGTTCGGCAAACCGGTCGCCGCCCAGGTGTGCGCGTCCGCCACCTTCTGCACGCAGGAGTTCGAAGACGGCACCGCCTACTGGAACAACAGCCTCGGAGCCCATGGGGTCTCGCGGACGACGGCGGTGGGCGCCAAGTACTTTGAGGGCGGCGGATACGCAAAGTACGGCATGCCGGAAGGTGACCTCGCGGACTACCAGTGGACCGAGCCCGGTCTCTCGGTGCCCGGTTCGACCCAGCAGCTCTTCGACAAGGCGATCATCGTCGCGCCCGACGGGGCCGCCGCCTTCGTGCTCGACCGCAGCCAGCCGATCGTCCAGTACCTGCAGCCGCGCGGTTCCAGCGACAGCGGCGTCCGCTGGCTGTCTCCGGTGCAGTGCGGTCTGGCCCAGGGAGGCTGTTCCGCCCGGTTCGTGGGTTACGCGAACAGCGTGAGAAACCGCGTCATCGTCCAGATGTACTCTCTGGGGACCTCGGTCCGAGGCTCCATCGCGGTCGGCAGCCCCGAGTGGACGCGCTGGCGGGCCCTCGGCGGCGAAGCAGGCCAGGCGGCAGGCTATCCGCTGTACTCGACGTGCGACCTGACATACGCGGTCGGCTACTGCAAGACGACGTTCCAGCACGCCTCCATCTACACCAAGGGGACATCACTCGCGGTGGTCCGGGGAGCGATGTTCCGCTGGGACGGCGACAGGGTCAACGTCGGTCTGTACGGGGCGCCGCTGTCCGACGAGCGGTGCGGTCTGGTCCAGAAGGGCTGCAGCCAGGAATTCGCCCGTGGAACCGTGATGTGGACCCCCACCACCGGCGCCCAGCCCGTCGCCGGCGCCATCCGCACCAAGTGGCGGTCCCTGGGCGGCGAGAAGGGGTACCTGGGGTATCCCACCGCCGTCGAACAGTGCTTCGGTCTGATCGTGAACTCCGTGAACAAGTCGGGCTGTTACCAGCGCTTCCAGCACGGGATGATCTGGTGGTCGAAGGCGAGCGGCGCCCGCGCCGTCCGGGGCGCGGTCCTGGGCGCCTACCAGCGCGCCAACTACGTGTGGGCGGACTACAAGTCGTCGGCGTACACCGGGAAGTCCCTGGGCTACCCGATCGGCGATGAGCAGTGCACGGCCCCCGGTCGCGGCTGCTACCAGTGGTTCCAGAACGGGATGATCTGGTGGTCCCCCACGACCGGCGCCCAGCGGGTGATGGGGCCGGACGCGAAGGTCTACCAGTCCCTGAAGTGGGCGTGGGGCCGTCTGGGGTACCCCACCACGGAGGAGAAGCCGCTGCTCATGGGCCGGACCTACCCGAACAACGTCTGGGGCTCCCGGCAGTTCTTCCAGCACGGATACCTCACCTGGCATCCGCGCTACGGGGTCACGGTCACGTACCGCTGA
- a CDS encoding DUF2971 domain-containing protein: MHDEPIMLPADSNFLTGDEGDDHPELELNFAPKVLTSDLYHYTSSEAAILGILATRTIRMSPFQGTNDLWESRPLIPNLEGGFEGLPSDAYDYSKVWTDIDQFIRGYSKVACFTQDWEIAQRVIHPDALRGWGHLSLWAHYGAGHAGVCLKFDRARLIESFEKSRGGAIHQFYGPVRYRRAETGSGPYGISLAQAEEFGIDAVALRYAQVHRDRVFFRKHADWASESEFRLVRTDLSTEPFYFDITTALRGVVLGDAFPRDRVPALRAMLAGFDDVEVHQIRFHNRNLYLCPVDILEEAGRRTIPVPATISNISPRRSGDLTQRLSSLDEVERTAAIAREVATQLAAPVLRMWHDHLMNQSRLLENWTNMLTGDWGSSTSEIPSGQRQTRPGVRGDEIVYEGGVGTIAEQDPAYSFTWVAQIALQLRSDGSGVVHACISSEEWIDSGNKRQDLYRGQRDFSEQDFSVVARKALEEFIDEIPKARLKFDILRGLICRDIRAVD, translated from the coding sequence ATGCATGATGAGCCAATAATGTTGCCTGCGGATTCAAATTTCCTTACTGGAGACGAGGGGGATGATCATCCCGAACTGGAGCTGAACTTTGCGCCTAAGGTGCTGACATCGGATCTCTATCATTACACCTCTTCTGAAGCGGCAATTCTGGGCATTCTCGCGACTCGCACCATTAGAATGTCTCCATTTCAGGGCACTAATGACCTGTGGGAATCGCGTCCTCTAATTCCAAATCTTGAGGGGGGCTTCGAAGGCTTGCCTTCGGACGCGTACGACTATTCGAAAGTCTGGACTGACATTGATCAGTTTATTCGAGGCTACTCGAAGGTGGCGTGTTTCACACAAGACTGGGAGATCGCTCAGCGCGTAATTCATCCGGATGCGCTCCGAGGATGGGGGCATCTATCGTTGTGGGCCCACTACGGCGCCGGGCATGCAGGCGTGTGTCTGAAATTTGATCGTGCGCGCCTCATTGAGTCTTTTGAGAAATCTCGTGGCGGCGCGATCCATCAATTTTATGGGCCAGTGCGTTATCGACGCGCGGAGACGGGAAGCGGCCCGTACGGTATTAGTCTTGCCCAGGCTGAGGAGTTCGGGATCGACGCCGTTGCACTTCGTTATGCGCAAGTCCATCGTGACCGCGTGTTCTTCCGCAAACATGCTGATTGGGCGAGTGAGTCCGAATTCAGGTTAGTTAGAACAGACCTGTCCACTGAGCCGTTCTACTTCGATATCACCACTGCCCTTCGCGGCGTCGTGCTGGGAGATGCGTTCCCGCGTGACCGAGTTCCAGCCTTGCGCGCGATGTTGGCTGGCTTTGACGATGTTGAAGTGCATCAAATCAGGTTCCATAACCGTAATCTTTATCTGTGTCCGGTCGACATACTCGAAGAGGCGGGCCGTAGGACCATTCCCGTTCCTGCGACCATTTCGAATATCTCGCCTCGACGTTCGGGTGATCTCACTCAAAGACTAAGCTCACTCGACGAGGTCGAGCGAACTGCGGCTATCGCTCGGGAAGTCGCGACGCAGCTTGCTGCGCCCGTGTTGCGGATGTGGCATGACCACCTTATGAATCAGTCCCGGCTACTTGAGAACTGGACGAATATGCTAACCGGTGACTGGGGGTCCTCGACGTCTGAAATCCCCAGTGGGCAACGTCAAACCCGACCTGGCGTTCGTGGAGACGAAATTGTTTACGAAGGTGGAGTGGGAACTATCGCGGAGCAGGATCCGGCGTACAGTTTCACTTGGGTTGCACAGATTGCGCTTCAGCTCAGATCGGATGGCAGTGGAGTCGTCCATGCGTGCATTAGTTCTGAAGAGTGGATCGATTCCGGCAACAAACGGCAGGACCTGTATCGAGGGCAACGCGATTTTTCTGAGCAGGATTTTTCAGTTGTCGCTCGTAAGGCGTTGGAGGAATTCATCGATGAAATACCCAAGGCTCGTTTGAAGTTTGATATTCTCCGCGGTTTGATTTGCCGCGATATTCGCGCCGTCGATTAG
- the ychF gene encoding redox-regulated ATPase YchF, which translates to MALTIGIVGLPNVGKSTLFNALTRNQVLAANYPFATIEPNVGVVNLPDPRLNQLAEIFGSQRILPATVSFVDIAGIVKGASEGEGLGNQFLANIREAEAIAQVVRVFDDPDVIHVDGKVDPRSDMETINTELILADLQTIEKAIPRLEKDIRARKREQSELDAIKAAQAVLERGDTIFSSIASDKLDLDKLKELSLLTAKPFIYVFNADEGILSSEEKQAELRALVAPADCIFLDAKLESDLVELSEEEAREMLEMNGQEESGLDQLARVGFHTLGLQTYLTAGPKEARAWTIRQGDTAPQAAGVIHTDFQRGFIKAEVVSFHDLVDAGSMSEAKSRGKVRIEGKEYIMSDGDVVEFRFNV; encoded by the coding sequence GTGGCTCTTACTATCGGCATCGTCGGACTTCCCAATGTTGGCAAGTCAACGCTCTTCAACGCACTGACCCGCAACCAGGTCCTCGCAGCGAACTACCCGTTCGCGACGATCGAGCCGAATGTCGGCGTCGTCAACCTCCCGGATCCGCGCCTCAACCAGCTCGCCGAGATCTTCGGCAGCCAGCGGATCCTGCCGGCCACCGTGTCCTTCGTGGACATCGCCGGCATCGTGAAGGGCGCATCGGAGGGTGAAGGCCTGGGCAACCAGTTCCTCGCCAACATCCGCGAGGCCGAAGCCATCGCCCAGGTGGTGCGCGTGTTCGATGACCCGGACGTCATCCACGTGGACGGCAAGGTCGACCCGCGCTCCGACATGGAGACCATCAACACCGAGCTGATCCTCGCCGATCTGCAGACCATCGAGAAGGCGATCCCGCGCCTGGAGAAGGACATCCGCGCCCGCAAGCGCGAGCAGTCCGAGCTCGACGCCATCAAGGCCGCCCAGGCCGTCCTCGAGCGCGGCGACACCATCTTCTCCTCGATCGCCTCGGACAAGCTGGACCTGGACAAGCTCAAGGAACTGAGCCTGCTGACGGCCAAGCCCTTCATCTACGTCTTCAACGCCGACGAAGGCATCCTGAGCAGCGAGGAGAAGCAGGCCGAACTGCGGGCCCTGGTCGCGCCGGCCGACTGCATCTTCCTCGACGCCAAGCTGGAATCCGACCTCGTGGAGCTCTCCGAGGAGGAGGCCCGCGAGATGCTGGAGATGAACGGCCAGGAGGAGTCCGGCCTGGACCAGCTCGCCCGCGTCGGGTTCCACACGCTCGGCCTGCAGACCTACCTCACCGCAGGTCCCAAGGAGGCCCGGGCCTGGACCATCCGCCAGGGTGACACCGCTCCGCAGGCCGCCGGTGTGATCCACACCGACTTCCAGCGCGGCTTCATCAAGGCCGAGGTAGTGTCCTTCCACGACCTGGTCGACGCCGGTTCCATGTCCGAGGCGAAGTCCCGTGGCAAGGTCCGCATCGAAGGCAAGGAATACATCATGTCCGACGGCGACGTGGTGGAGTTCCGCTTCAACGTGTGA
- a CDS encoding DNA recombination protein RmuC — protein MENILLVLLALLLGLAAGFLWGRSRNDDGAPLLRAQLRDAEQQLGLSRESLADARARAELLERQNRALSSFDEQENTVLHALAPVAEKLAAVQQHVALLERDRQHQFGQLSEQLQSARQVEAALLESTHSLASALKNNASRGRWGEVQLRRVVESAGLLDHVDFHEQFSSVSGDAAVRPDLVVQLPQGKYLVVDSKVPLSSFLEAQENGASSPERRNDLLKAHAKAVRAHIDALASKRYWDAVPASPELVVCFLPAESFLAAALEADGSLLDYGFSRNVALASPATLMALLKAVAVTWRQELLTENAKDLYDLSQELYTRLGTMGGHISKMGTSLKSSVENYNRFVGTLETRVLSTARKMTSLNLGDAEQFSTPATIETTPRVLTSAELLDEEDRAAS, from the coding sequence ATGGAAAACATCCTGCTCGTTCTTCTCGCACTGCTGCTCGGACTCGCCGCCGGTTTCCTCTGGGGACGTTCCCGGAACGACGACGGCGCGCCCCTCCTGCGCGCCCAGCTGCGGGATGCGGAACAGCAGCTCGGCCTCAGCCGCGAATCCCTCGCCGACGCCCGGGCGCGTGCTGAACTGCTCGAACGCCAGAACAGGGCCCTCAGCAGCTTCGACGAGCAGGAGAACACCGTCCTGCATGCGCTGGCGCCCGTGGCCGAGAAACTCGCCGCCGTCCAGCAGCACGTCGCCCTCCTGGAACGGGACCGGCAGCACCAGTTCGGCCAGCTCTCCGAGCAGCTCCAATCGGCCCGTCAAGTGGAGGCGGCCCTGCTGGAGAGCACGCATTCACTGGCCTCGGCCCTCAAGAACAACGCCAGCCGCGGACGGTGGGGAGAAGTCCAGCTCCGCCGGGTGGTCGAGTCCGCCGGCCTTCTGGACCATGTGGACTTCCACGAACAGTTCAGCTCGGTGTCCGGTGACGCGGCGGTCCGTCCCGATCTCGTGGTGCAGCTGCCCCAGGGCAAGTACCTGGTGGTGGATTCGAAGGTGCCGCTCAGCTCCTTCCTGGAAGCCCAGGAGAACGGAGCGTCCTCACCGGAGCGGAGGAACGACCTCCTGAAAGCCCACGCCAAGGCTGTCCGGGCCCACATCGACGCCCTCGCGAGCAAACGGTACTGGGATGCCGTGCCCGCCAGTCCCGAACTCGTGGTCTGCTTCCTGCCCGCGGAGTCCTTCCTGGCCGCAGCGCTGGAAGCCGACGGCAGCCTGCTCGACTACGGCTTCAGCCGGAACGTCGCCCTCGCCTCACCCGCCACCCTGATGGCGCTGCTCAAGGCCGTCGCCGTCACGTGGCGGCAGGAGCTCCTGACCGAGAACGCCAAGGACCTCTACGACCTCTCCCAGGAGCTGTACACCCGTCTGGGAACCATGGGCGGCCACATCTCCAAGATGGGCACGTCGCTGAAATCGAGCGTGGAGAACTACAACCGCTTCGTCGGCACCCTTGAGACCCGGGTCCTGAGCACCGCCCGCAAGATGACGAGCCTGAACCTCGGCGACGCGGAACAGTTCAGCACCCCGGCCACCATCGAAACGACGCCCAGGGTGCTCACCTCGGCCGAGCTCCTCGACGAGGAGGATCGGGCCGCCTCCTGA